The Alteromonas macleodii ATCC 27126 genome segment GTGATATGTCTGAGTTTGAGCAAAAGATGGAGCGCTGGGGTGAAGATTTAGAATATCGCTTAGAAAGCCAAGCGGCTGCGCTAGAAGAAAAAGGCGATGCATTGTGTAAGGTACTGAAGAAAGCGGATTATGCCGAAGGCAAAATGCAGGCATCCATATCTGGGCTAGATGACTTGAACCTGCTAGATATTGATCAAGACAATCACCATGACCACAACGACGAAATGAAAATGTAGTTGGAGCATTTAGCTAACTAAACGCGCAAAACGAAACGACTTGCAACTCTAACCACTCACCTTAGAAAACCGACTGTAACCCAGTCGGTTTTTCATTTTTACAGTTAACGACAACCGCCCTCCAATTAATGTACTCTTAAGCCCTAAACAAAGGGGTATTTAATCGATGACTCAAAATGTAGTAATTAGTGGCTACGGCTGGTTAGCCAGCTATGTGGGCAACGCACTTTCAGGCAAGGTCAATATTGTTGGCACCACTCGAAGCCAACAGAAACGTCTCGCGTTACAAGACCAAGGTATCACCGCAATTGAATATGCCCTGGGCGAAGATACATCAGCGCTTTGTAACCATTTGCCAAACGCTACCTTGTTGCTAAATATTCCCCCTGGCAGGAGAAACACAGATCTCGCGTCATACACCAACAATATGCTGCAGTTGATAGACGCAGCCATCAGCGTAAAGGTGGCGCATATCGTGTTTATCAGCACCACGTCGGTTTACGGCGATGCAACAAACGAGGTAGTGTCCGAAGTTAGCACTACACAGCCGCAAACAGCCTCGGCCAAAGCCCACGTGACTATTGAAGACTATTTATTGTCTAAGCGAGGTAAGGTTGATATCAGTATTGTTCGCCTAGCCGGTTTAGTAGGCCCAGACCGTCACCCCGCCCGCTCGTTAAGTGGAAAACAGTTAGATGCAGGAAATAAGCGAATAAACCTTGTACATGTGTACGACATTGTATCTGCGCTGACGACCATCATTTGTGGCAAGCCGCTTAACGATGTTATTCACCTTTGCAGCTTGTCTCATCCTAAGCGCGGTATTTATTACGTGGATGCAGCGAAGGCGATGGATATTGATGCTCCTCGCTTTTCTGATACTGAAGCAGAACCTGCTGGCAAAGTGATTGACGCCGCACAAAGCTGGGCAAGGCTAAATATTACACCAGAGTATAGCGACCCCTATCGCATGTTTTAGGCTTTACACTTAGTGTAAAATACACACTCTGACACAAACAAAAACGGCAAGCTTTAGGCTTGCCGTTTTTAAGTTGAGCTCACTGCTAGCTCACGTCATTTCTTGTAAAACCTGACTATCCGAATAGGCTCAACCCGAAGTATTTTACCGCTACCGTGTTTACAAAAATCACGAGTAAAATAAGCGGAATAAAGGTTTTAAGCGAAATATCCACGTACTTTTCAAACCAGCTGCCTTTGTAACCACTGCTGCCCTCTTCCAAAGAAGCATTGAAGTTTGCACTCTTCCAACGATAAATAACAAACAAACAAATTAGCAAGCCGTTTAAAGGCAAAATCGTGTCGTAGAACACATCGTAAATGACATCAAACAGTGATTTATCTGCGCCAGCGTAGTGCATAAAGGACGTAAGCATATCAACTTTACCGAATGACAACGCACTTAGGATGGCTAGCAAAATCATAATACTTCCTAGCGACCCAAGCGCCCATTTACGGCTTACACCTTTTTCATCCATAAGCGCCGCAACAGGTACTTCAAAAATAGACACTAGCGACGTAATTGCCGCAAAGAACACTAATAAGAAGAACAAGCTAGCGACAATCGATGCGCCCATATATCCAATCGAATCTTGTAACGCTAGAAAGATACTAGGTAGATAAGTAAAAATCATACCCACTGACGATTCACTTAAATCATCAGGGTTAATGTCTGGGTTAAAAGAGAAGATGGCAGGAAGGATCATCAAACCCGCAGTGAACGCCACGGCCGTGTCTGTTAACGCCACCAGCTTGGCAGCGCTCGGTACATCTGCACGCTTATCAATGTAGCTACCATAGGTAATAAGAATACCCATACCCAACGATAGAGAGAAAAAGGCCTGCGATAGCGCACCATTCACCACTTCAGCAGTGATTTTTGAAAACTCAGGAACGATGTAGAACTCAACGCCAGCCATCGCATTTTCGCGGGTTAATACGAAGATAACGAGACCGATAAGCATCACGAAAAGCGCAGGCATGAGCAGCTTTGCCGCTTTTTCTATCCCTTCTTTTACACCGCCTTGAAGGATGAGGTAGACCACACCAACAACGGCCGCCATATATAAAAAGATGGCTTCTGAGTTAATAAACAGCCCAAAGGTTTCTGGGTTAGCTAACTTGTCTAGATTTCCGCTTACTGCTTCGAACAAATAGCCGAAAAGCCACACAGTAATAACCATGTAGAAAACGGCAATCATGAACGGCGTAGCAATAGCTAGCCACCCCGCGACTTTCCATTTCTTTTCATTACCGCTTATATCACTGTATGCACCAAGCGGGTCTTTTTTAGCATGGCGACCAACTGACATTTCCGCCAGCATTACCGGTAAACAAATGGCAAAAACGAAAATA includes the following:
- a CDS encoding NAD-dependent epimerase/dehydratase family protein: MTQNVVISGYGWLASYVGNALSGKVNIVGTTRSQQKRLALQDQGITAIEYALGEDTSALCNHLPNATLLLNIPPGRRNTDLASYTNNMLQLIDAAISVKVAHIVFISTTSVYGDATNEVVSEVSTTQPQTASAKAHVTIEDYLLSKRGKVDISIVRLAGLVGPDRHPARSLSGKQLDAGNKRINLVHVYDIVSALTTIICGKPLNDVIHLCSLSHPKRGIYYVDAAKAMDIDAPRFSDTEAEPAGKVIDAAQSWARLNITPEYSDPYRMF
- a CDS encoding sodium-dependent transporter → MSGAREQFGSRIGFILAAAGSAVGIGNLVGFPVGAAKNGGGAFLLMYAIFVFAICLPVMLAEMSVGRHAKKDPLGAYSDISGNEKKWKVAGWLAIATPFMIAVFYMVITVWLFGYLFEAVSGNLDKLANPETFGLFINSEAIFLYMAAVVGVVYLILQGGVKEGIEKAAKLLMPALFVMLIGLVIFVLTRENAMAGVEFYIVPEFSKITAEVVNGALSQAFFSLSLGMGILITYGSYIDKRADVPSAAKLVALTDTAVAFTAGLMILPAIFSFNPDINPDDLSESSVGMIFTYLPSIFLALQDSIGYMGASIVASLFFLLVFFAAITSLVSIFEVPVAALMDEKGVSRKWALGSLGSIMILLAILSALSFGKVDMLTSFMHYAGADKSLFDVIYDVFYDTILPLNGLLICLFVIYRWKSANFNASLEEGSSGYKGSWFEKYVDISLKTFIPLILLVIFVNTVAVKYFGLSLFG